One Nostoc punctiforme PCC 73102 DNA window includes the following coding sequences:
- a CDS encoding murein hydrolase activator EnvC family protein, which produces MRARFLGKNLIFGCLSLVFCCILGICWSLIPVHATSTQSIDALRQQQQQMNQQRQSVVNDRDRLTNLQQEAQKHLTGLKQNLQTTDSYIKESESRLQLATQRLQQLETDLAVAQRSYEERQIATVARLRYLQRSPASVGWAVLLQSENISDFISRRHQLKLVYQADEQILVKLNAQANLINQQKTGIEQQKNEIALIREQLLAQKAGYQTQAESQSELIQRLNSDRLALEAAQNQLERESKNLEVLIQQKVGEARATEEAQTKTNSRTSAIVRGTGVMAYPSDASTSSPFGWRIHPILGYRRFHAGLDFAASYGSKIRAADSGRVIFAGWYGGYGRAVIIDHGNGLTTLYGHTSELYVSEGQAVERGQAIGAVGSTGFSTGPHLHFEVRRNGTPVDPANYL; this is translated from the coding sequence ATGAGAGCGCGATTTCTAGGTAAAAACCTGATTTTTGGCTGTTTATCTCTTGTATTTTGCTGTATTTTGGGGATTTGTTGGTCATTAATTCCAGTACACGCAACTTCCACACAGTCTATTGATGCTCTGCGACAACAGCAGCAACAAATGAACCAGCAGCGTCAGAGTGTGGTTAACGATCGCGATCGCTTAACAAATCTCCAACAAGAGGCCCAAAAACACCTCACTGGTTTAAAGCAAAATCTCCAAACTACAGATAGCTACATTAAAGAGAGCGAATCTCGATTACAACTTGCCACCCAACGCCTACAGCAGTTGGAAACTGATTTAGCTGTAGCGCAACGTTCCTACGAGGAGCGGCAAATAGCAACAGTAGCACGATTGCGTTATCTCCAGCGATCGCCTGCATCTGTTGGCTGGGCAGTTTTGCTCCAAAGTGAAAATATCAGCGATTTTATCAGTCGTCGTCATCAGTTGAAGTTAGTGTATCAGGCAGACGAACAAATTTTGGTGAAACTCAACGCCCAAGCAAACCTGATAAATCAACAAAAAACGGGTATAGAACAGCAAAAAAACGAAATTGCCTTGATTCGTGAGCAATTACTGGCACAAAAAGCCGGTTATCAAACTCAGGCGGAGTCACAATCAGAATTGATTCAACGCCTCAATAGCGATCGCCTAGCCTTGGAAGCAGCGCAAAACCAGCTAGAGAGGGAATCCAAAAATCTGGAAGTCTTGATTCAGCAAAAGGTAGGAGAAGCCAGAGCAACAGAAGAGGCACAAACAAAAACCAACAGCCGAACAAGTGCGATCGTTCGAGGAACTGGTGTAATGGCATATCCTAGCGACGCTTCTACTAGCAGTCCCTTCGGCTGGCGGATACACCCAATCCTTGGCTATCGTCGCTTTCATGCTGGGTTAGATTTTGCCGCTAGCTATGGTAGTAAAATTCGGGCAGCCGATTCGGGCAGAGTAATTTTTGCTGGGTGGTATGGTGGTTATGGCAGAGCTGTAATTATCGACCACGGCAATGGTCTTACTACACTGTACGGGCATACCAGCGAGTTGTATGTTTCCGAAGGACAAGCAGTCGAACGCGGACAAGCGATTGGTGCTGTGGGTTCCACAGGTTTCTCAACTGGGCCCCACCTCCACTTTGAAGTCCGCCGGAATGGTACACCAGTAGACCCAGCTAATTATCTGTGA
- a CDS encoding protein-tyrosine phosphatase family protein: MYKFAPAWQNEQIVFGAARPGYTNKEVRDWIQFMKCQNIKRVCCLLPNQQLAYYSNLLDSYKQEFGNQLVCWAPIVDFHLCDLETLTQKILPFLIEADKQNEKVVVHCSGGIGRTGHVLAAWLVSVRGLSNKAAIAAVKKTGRNPYEAALAAVFRGKNPLKVVK, translated from the coding sequence ATGTATAAGTTTGCCCCAGCTTGGCAGAACGAGCAAATAGTATTTGGTGCTGCGCGACCTGGATACACTAATAAAGAGGTTCGGGATTGGATACAATTCATGAAGTGCCAAAATATTAAGCGAGTTTGTTGCCTTCTTCCCAATCAACAATTAGCTTATTACTCTAATCTTCTGGATAGCTACAAACAGGAATTTGGTAATCAACTAGTTTGTTGGGCACCAATTGTAGATTTCCATCTATGTGATTTAGAAACCCTCACACAGAAGATACTTCCTTTCTTAATAGAAGCAGATAAACAAAATGAGAAGGTAGTTGTACACTGCTCGGGTGGAATTGGACGTACTGGGCATGTATTAGCAGCATGGCTAGTTAGTGTCCGAGGATTATCAAATAAAGCTGCTATTGCTGCTGTCAAGAAAACAGGTAGAAATCCTTATGAAGCTGCATTAGCTGCTGTGTTTAGAGGTAAAAATCCTTTGAAAGTTGTAAAATAA